One Pyrenophora tritici-repentis strain M4 chromosome 5, whole genome shotgun sequence DNA window includes the following coding sequences:
- a CDS encoding DDE-3 multi-domain protein, translating into MPGTGHRLQPAVLQAILDRIAACESDRAISRATGASRNTVAKLRLSLEFWGVPYPPRCVRLGRPSILRQAQREGLQAYLNGSPGAYMDEMRDFLYDEYDVRISLASVYRELEKMRWSRKLATKRAKEQSEPLRRLYLARMAQHYKAEQIVALDESACNERTGDRKYGWSPIGEPVELSHSFRRSERWSLLPAMTIDGYISYKIFQGAITSEILEDFLEFQVLPFCNPHPGPASVIVLDNASIHRSERVRVLCQSAGVLLEYLPPYSPDFNPIEKSFKQLKGWMKRNSAQAENFIDFGVFLEYAAQLVCCNINCRSWFHRCGYPY; encoded by the coding sequence atgccaggcaccggccaccgcttgcagcccgctgttctccaggctatcctcgaccgaattgctgcctgcgaaagtgatcgagccatctctagagctacaggtgcgagccgtaacacagtagcaaagctgaggttgagcttagagttttggggcgtgccttatccgccgcgctgcgttcgacttgggcggccatctatactccggcaagctcagcgcgaaggccttcaggcatacctcaatggctcaccgggcgcatacatggatgagatgagggacttcttgtacgacgagtacgacgttaggataagccttgcgagcgtttaccgagagctagagaagatgagatggtctcgcaagcttgcaacaaagcgggcaaaggagcagagtgagccactccgccgcctctatcttgccaggatggcgcaacactataaggcggagcagatcgttgcgttggacgagagcgcctgcaatgagcgtacgggcgaccgcaagtatggctggtctccaatcggggagccggtggagctatcacacagcttcaggcgatcagaacggtggtcgctgctgccagccatgacgatagatggctacataagctataagatctttcaaggcgcgattacatctgagatcctagaagacttcttagagtttcaagtgctgccgttctgcaatcctcacccagggccagcctcagtaatcgtgcttgataacgcctccatccatcgatcagagcgtgtacgggtgctttgccaaagtgctggagtactccttgagtatctgccgccatactcaccagatttcaaccccatcgagaagagctttaagcagctcaaggggtggatgaaaaggaattcagcgcaagcggagaacttcattgactttggggtctttcttgagtatgcagcgcagctggtgtgctgtaatattaactgcagaagctggttccataggtgtggctatccctattaa